Genomic window (Jeotgalibaca ciconiae):
AACGCCAGAAAAGCTAATAAAAGCAACGTTAAAAAAGAACCTCTTACATTCTTCAATTGATTGTATTAATTCATCCAGTAAATGTCGCTGCCCTGTATTGTTAATTAAAGAATACAAATATCTTTCCCTCCTCACAACTTTTATTTTCTCTTAGCAAGTATTTCAATTGTAGGAATGTCAGCTGGCGCCCATTTTAGGGTATCTAACTCACTCATTGACAACCACTTAACATCGACATGTTCTGTCAAACGTGGTGTTCCCGTAATTAAATCACATTGAAAAGTTGTGAGATGAACAATCCCAAAATCATACTCATATCGAGTTGTTGTGATTTTATCTTTCACTTCTATTTCACATAGCAATTCTTCTCGTATTTCACGTTCCAACGCCTGTTTATCAGTTTCACCGGGATCAATTTTCCCACCAGGAAACTCCCATAAGTATTCTAACGAACGACCGGGTCCTCTTTGAGCACATAAAACTTTCTTATCCGATTCAATAACTGCTCCAACAACATGAATATCCTTCTTCATCATCAAGCCTCTTTCGATTTTTTTGTAATTAATAATTCTATAGTATCATAATTAAATTAGCATTTACCCTTTTTTATTCCAGATATGCTCGTAAAGCTCTAAATAATTTATAGTTATAATTTTAGATCATTTTGACTGATTCATATACTTGACGGATCTGTAATTCTTATTCGAAATATTCTTTTCTGATTTTTATCAGGTAAAGATACCGATTAAAGTGGACTCTTTCCTTGATAAAAACAACTTATCAAGGAAAGTCTTCTTTTTTTCGCCCCTCTTTCCTTGATAACTATAATTTATCAAGGAAAGAGGGCGTTTAAATTCTCTGTTTTCCTTGATAAACAATTCCCTTTCCTTAGAACAAGATAGCTCTATTTTTTTCTTCAGGAAATAATGCTTTTGACTTACCAACATCATAAATTATGAAGATTTAAAAACCTACAGTATAAAAGAGCCATTCTCTTACTGTAGGTTTTCCTGTCTTCCTAGGACGATTAAAAGGAAGTGTTATTTAATTTTGGCTGCGTCTTTTACTTTCTTCGTTGTCGTTCCTTCTTGGAAAGACACTGGAAGAATCGTTCGGCGCTGAACTTCTTTTCCTTCTACTACCTGTAAAAGTAAAGATACTGCTGCTTTGGCCATTTCTTCAAGTGGCTGAGCGATACTGGTAACTAAATAATTTGTTTCTCTTGTCATTTTTAGACCATCAAAGCCGATTACTTGAATGTCTTCCGGGACTTTTTTTCCTAATTTTTCTGCAATTCGAATAACATCTAACGCTGCTAAATCATTAATAGTGAAAATACCATCAATCGTTGGATGCTCAGTTAAAAAGCGCTCTACTTCCTTTTCCAAGTCCTCAATTGGTTCTAGTAAATTTAACGTATCACAAGGTATACCAAGATTTTGAGCTTCTATTTCGAAATATTTCCGGCGATTCTTGGTTTCATTTGGTGTCTCTTGGTATCCCCCAATAAAGGCAAGATGACTCGCCCCTCTTTTTGCCAGTTCTTTGGCAGCCATTCTGCCGCCTTCTGCATTATCGGCAGTAACGTAAATAACGTCTTCTACGAAATAGCGGTCAATACTTACAAAAGGCAAGCTGCTAAAAATGTACTGATCAATTTCAGAATAGGTAATTCCAATAATTCCGTCTACTTTATTTTGTTTTACCATCTGTATGTATTCGTATTCTTTTTCTGATTTTCCGTCTGAGTTACAAAGATATAATTTATAATCTCTCGCTTCTAGTTCAGATTCTACGTGATAGGCAAATTCAGAAAAGAACGGATGCCATACTGTAGGAAGAATTAGTGCAATTGTACTTGTTTTATTCATTTTTAAGCCTCTTGCGTATATATCTGGTTCATAGTTCAGCTCTTTTATAGCTGATTCTATTTTTTTTCTCGTACTATCTTTGACTGGTACATTATTAATAACCCGAGAAACACTTCCTACCCCAACACCTGCCAGTTTTGCAACGTCTTTCATAGTTGCTTTCATTATTTATGTCTCCCCTTCATGTCTTGCTTTCTAGATAAGTATAGTGTAAACCCTTGAAAAAAACTAGATACCCTTTAAGGAAAACACCGTGTGCGTTCTCCCTAAAGGGTACATCATGTTATTTATGAATCCTTATTTTCTCTTCTTTCGCTAATGCAAGAGATCCAATTGTTCCTGAGTTCTCTCCTAACGATGGCAAAACAAGGTATTCATCAATATTCGGGTATTCCACATAGTGATTCATCATCTTTTGGAATTTATCTTTTACTTGATCCAACAAATGCGCTTGTCTCATCACGCCTCCGCCGAGAATAATTTTCTTTGGAGATAAAAACAAGGTGGTATTGTATATCGCCTGAGCTAAATAGAAGGATATCATTTCCCATACAGGATTTTCTTCTTTCAACTCTTCCCCTTTTTTTCCAGTTCGCTTTTCTATTGACGGACCTGCACAAAATCCTTCTAAACAAGATTCATGGAAAGGACAGTTCCCTTCATAAAAGTCTCCTTTAGCTTTATTCACGGTCATATGTCCGATTTCTGGATGACTAAACCCTTCAATAAAAGTACCCTTATTAATAGCACCTGCTCCAACACCCGTTCCGATTGTATAATAAACACAACTGTCCAGATTTTGTGCGGCTCCTGCCACGAATTCTCCATAACAAGCGGCATTGACATCCGTTGTAAACGCGACCGGGACAGCTAGTTCTTTTTCTAACACCCCAACGATATTGTACATGTGCCAATCTAACTTAGGCGTGTTTGTAATATATCCATAAGTAGAAGAATTTTTATTCAAGTCGATTGGACCGAAGCAGCCTAAGCCAATCGATTGAACAGGAAATTTCTTGAAAAAATCGATTACAGCAGGCATTGTATCTGTTGGCGACTGTGTGGGAATCGAATGTCTTTCTATAATTTCCAAATCCTCATTCCCTACCGCTAGAACGAACTTTGTGCCGCCTGCTTCTATACTGCCATACAATTCTTTCATAGTATGACACTTCCATATTCCAGGGTATTGATTTCCAAGATCCCTTTTGACTCAATCGAAAGGTCTGTTCCTTTCTCTTTTTCATAAAAGGTAAAGGTCATCGTCTTGCCTTCTTTCGTAAACAGTTCAATCGAAGAAGTGTCCTTGAATATTTCCAGCTCCAGTTGATCATTCACAAGTGGAACATGCATTTGTCGATAAGTTAACTGTCTTGCTTCACTTCCTGTAATGTCATACCCAAAGTTCTTTCTACTAAAAGAGAGAATTTCTGTTTCTTTATTAAAATGCAATTCCAAACTGCCTGTCTGATTTTCTGCAAAAGAAATTCGTACTTCCTTAGCTTGATTAAGATTCATTTTTATATAGAAATAGTCATTTTCGCATAATATGTCCTGATACGTTATCACGTTGTCATCGACAACTACATCTTCAAGCTTCTTTTTATTTTCCAAGCAGCTATAAATATTTGAGACTGGTTTTTGAATTAAGCGATTATCTTTAACGCTCAGCTCTCGAGCTAAAGTCATCGCTCCTGCCCATTTATGATTCAGATCATCTGTAGGAAGTGTCCGTCCCCACATCTGCATCCAAGCAATCATAATACGTCGGCCTTTATCATCTATTGTGGTTTGAGGAGCATAGAAGTCCAATCCAAAGTCGATTTCATGATAGAAATCTACCCTCATCGTTCCACTTTCCCAATCTACTTCTCCAATAAAGACAGCTGTCGAACTAGTGTTATGGTATTCATTACCATTTGGATGCATTTGGATAGGAGACATAATTAATACATCTTTTCCATCTAAATGAAATAAATCAGGACATTCCCACATTATACCTTGCTCGACTGTTCCCTCCAACAACACAG
Coding sequences:
- a CDS encoding LacI family DNA-binding transcriptional regulator, coding for MKATMKDVAKLAGVGVGSVSRVINNVPVKDSTRKKIESAIKELNYEPDIYARGLKMNKTSTIALILPTVWHPFFSEFAYHVESELEARDYKLYLCNSDGKSEKEYEYIQMVKQNKVDGIIGITYSEIDQYIFSSLPFVSIDRYFVEDVIYVTADNAEGGRMAAKELAKRGASHLAFIGGYQETPNETKNRRKYFEIEAQNLGIPCDTLNLLEPIEDLEKEVERFLTEHPTIDGIFTINDLAALDVIRIAEKLGKKVPEDIQVIGFDGLKMTRETNYLVTSIAQPLEEMAKAAVSLLLQVVEGKEVQRRTILPVSFQEGTTTKKVKDAAKIK
- a CDS encoding glycoside hydrolase family 32 protein — translated: MSQIIQQNYSIEEARKYIEENKDTVNTTYRHNFHVMPPIGWMNDPNGFIYYQGEYHLFYQFFPYDSKWGPMHWGHAKTKDLVHWEELPTALAPDKEYDKDGCFSGSAIEKDGKLYLMYTGHKIVDGKTYQTQCIAISEDGINFDKHANNPVIGKENMSDQADIHDFRDPKVFKKDHSYYTVIATKTEDDRGKILLYKSDDLIEWSFYSVLLEGTVEQGIMWECPDLFHLDGKDVLIMSPIQMHPNGNEYHNTSSTAVFIGEVDWESGTMRVDFYHEIDFGLDFYAPQTTIDDKGRRIMIAWMQMWGRTLPTDDLNHKWAGAMTLARELSVKDNRLIQKPVSNIYSCLENKKKLEDVVVDDNVITYQDILCENDYFYIKMNLNQAKEVRISFAENQTGSLELHFNKETEILSFSRKNFGYDITGSEARQLTYRQMHVPLVNDQLELEIFKDTSSIELFTKEGKTMTFTFYEKEKGTDLSIESKGILEINTLEYGSVIL
- a CDS encoding (deoxy)nucleoside triphosphate pyrophosphohydrolase, whose protein sequence is MKKDIHVVGAVIESDKKVLCAQRGPGRSLEYLWEFPGGKIDPGETDKQALEREIREELLCEIEVKDKITTTRYEYDFGIVHLTTFQCDLITGTPRLTEHVDVKWLSMSELDTLKWAPADIPTIEILAKRK
- a CDS encoding ROK family protein yields the protein MKELYGSIEAGGTKFVLAVGNEDLEIIERHSIPTQSPTDTMPAVIDFFKKFPVQSIGLGCFGPIDLNKNSSTYGYITNTPKLDWHMYNIVGVLEKELAVPVAFTTDVNAACYGEFVAGAAQNLDSCVYYTIGTGVGAGAINKGTFIEGFSHPEIGHMTVNKAKGDFYEGNCPFHESCLEGFCAGPSIEKRTGKKGEELKEENPVWEMISFYLAQAIYNTTLFLSPKKIILGGGVMRQAHLLDQVKDKFQKMMNHYVEYPNIDEYLVLPSLGENSGTIGSLALAKEEKIRIHK